The genomic DNA AGTGTGTTGTTTGTACTTTAACGAAGCACTGGGGTGTGTTCCAACAGTAAATAAAGACTCTTACACCAGCTCCCAGCGGTTAGCAGAGAACAGCAGGTGCACTGTGTGGTCCTCCAGGTCACTTTTGTTCTCCAGGTACGCGCTGATCAGCTGTCCGATTGTTGTTGACCTGTCTGCGCcgataaaaacacaacaacggGGCTCGTTATGTCAATGTCACACTGTAGTGTAAAGTTTCAGCACAGCACCAGCACAGCGACTCAGAGGAAGGAACCCAAATCATGATGCTATGCTAAAGTGACAGCGGCAAAACAATGACGCGCCTCACCGGGAAACCTCATCATCTCCGCGGGTCTGCCGCTCTGTTGCAGCGCCTGGACCAGCTTCTTGCACTGCGTCGTCTTCCCGGCCTTGTCTACTCCCTCCAGCACGATGAGAGCTCCTCTTTTACACGCCATTATCCCCCGGCTGTTATTGACAATTGGTAAATACGAACTTCTCTCTGAGGCTAAATGTCACACACAGCGCAAGCTTTCAACAACATTTGCCCGCCTTTTTCACCGGAAGCACAAccactcacttcctgtttcgtttgttattgtttttttttcaccaactTTATTCAAATGACAGTCTCCATGAAAATTACGGCAAAATACATCGAATTAATTATGAtacaaattatatatatatatatatatatatatatatatatatatatatatatatatatatatatatatatatatatatatactgaaaTAATCATATTATACTAAcatatataattttttattattttttttattatataaaataaTTCCCTTCATAAAATTTGAATGTGCATTCTGTTTACTCTTTTGATATAGAATAGAGTAGAtgtttattgtctttgtttcagaaacaatgaaacacagttAGCAGCTTCATTTAgacaatataaaatatcaatataaacaaatattaaaaaatgataaagatcCTTACAtatatacaacaataatacaatatatacaaccagataaatatatatatatataaataatatagtAATTTTAATAAAATCCACATATTCAGACAATAAAACGCACAAAGCACAAGCGTTATTGTGTTGAATTTACACAGAGGAGTAGCTGAtattgactttttaaaaatatatttaattcataAAAGGCAACAAAGATGTAGTATTTATGTAGTTCTAGTATCAAGTTTTAAGGGCAAGATTCAAACCTTGTTCCAAGGTGTATAGTTTACCACATCCCTGTGTGACAAATTACTTTTCTTGTTGTTCTGATaactgcagcagacaggaggagacttgataaacttatcaagaaggccagctccatcctgggatgccctcttgactcagtgcaggtggtgggagaaagcaggatgatgaacaagctgtcatcgctgctgatgcaggagtcccaccccctgcaggtcactctcacagcactgggcagctccttcagcaacagactgatacaccctaagtgtgttcctttttaattattttgtatatattgctattgctctgttcttgtaatattctgctgctgcgacaaacacattttcctgcCTGGGGGACATTAAAAGGTTTTCTGatgctgattctgattctgataacaGGATGAAAACCATAACGCTTTTCAACAACTACAGCTCCCATAAAAATGTAAGGGTATACCGAAAGCTATGACTCATGGGATGTGTAATTTTTTTACTTGACCTAATTTTTTTATCTAATTTGTCTTATTATGGTGGACAAAAAGCGACTCTAGTTGTTACTGTAGCGTGTATGGATTTGTTAAATTTCTTTTTCAATAATCTAGTTTCAACATGATTATTTTAACTCATTGATTCACTGGTGTCACAAACCAACAAGTTCCTCTTTAAATGATGAGGCGTTCAAATTTCAAGTGATAACTACAGTTGGTGGTTGGATGtggacagaaaacaacagaactCTTCCTTATGACAACAACATTTATTCAGGATTTTCTCCAAAGCATCCAACAGCAACACGTTACACTTTGCTTTTGTGGCAGTGTTTCAGAGCATCTTTCAGTGCCTCCAGCACCATGTCAACATTGTCCTTTGTGCTGTTACATCCCATAAGTCCCACACGCAGCACCTGGAAAGACCAAAAACATCTGGGAGTAAGGCTACACAGGGCATCTTGGTGGGTTTGAATAAGAAGTAAAACAAGAGTATATCAGTAATCTCTCACCAAGCCAACAGATGGTCCAAGCCCTCCGGAAATCtctaaattgtgtgttttcatgatgtAGGTTGTGATCTCTTTCCAGTCATATCCATGAGGAGCAACAATAGTGGTAACTGTAGGCAGTCTTGCTTTCTGTAACAACCAATTGAAGACAGATTGagcacatttttatcattttatattattacatCAACTTCTGTTGTTGTAACAACTGCTTGTAGATATATGAATTCCACTACAGGTCATTATAAGATTCCATGATTGTGTGTTTATACTCACTTTTTCTTTGACAAAAAGTTTGAGACCCATGCTTTCTAAGCCGGCGTGGAAATACTCTGCCACTTTTTCATGTCTTTCGCATGACTTTTCCAGACCCTTagaatgacagaaaaaaggCATACAACACAGAACCAAAATATTATAATATGGCTGAAACACAAcccatatttacattatttacatattcattttCAGGGTACTAATCTGGGTTTAGCATAACgcatgagttttgttttgtgtttttgcagttgTGTGTATTCGCAGTGTGTTCCCCGATGTTGCATGTTGAGTGCATGTCAAGCTGATTAAGATATTTTATTAAATTGCTAGTATTTTGTctatttgcatgtgttttgccaCTGTGTTGGCCTCTGCATAAACTAAAGTACAGGACAAACTGAAACTTTGACCTCATGGCTGCACAACAGAAAAAATCCTGGGATTACCAAAGTCCGTAGGAATTCTCCTCTGAAGCCAACAAATATCTGTTCAGAATTCCATTAAAATCAATTAAGTGGTTGTAGCGATATTTCACTCAAGGCCAAAGTAGTGAGCTAACAGACATTGCCATGCTCAGGGACATGCCCAAAACAATATATTGCTTTTTTATATGCatacatttcttaaaaaaaaaaaaaagtaaaaagctaGTTAATGACTGATTCAAGTTTATGCCTCATTCTGACCAAAGAACTGTTGGCAGAGAGGTTTTTTGTCACTGTACAACTCGCTGGCTGTACAGAATTTCCGAGACAGTAGAAGGATGCAAAACCGTTTTGTTGTCTTACCTCTTCAGCAAGGACAGCCAGACTCTCCCTCAGAGAGTAGAAAGCAGTGACTGGACCTGTGTGGTGATATCTATGGAGCGGAAAAGGAGAAGACAGAGCAATGTTGAGATGATTATACAAGTCTGGCTAAAATAAGACCACAGTTTCAAATGTAATCGCTTCCTGTCtgctggaaaaaagaaaaaggtgccTTACACTCTTGACGGCTTGCCATCACATCCCCAGTAGTTTGCAAGCCAACTCAAATCCAAGAAGAAGGACACAGGCTTCGTCCTCCGGTTGAATACTTTCTGGCTGTGGACACATTCAACTTTAACTACGCACGTTACATATATTAtactctgaattattacttGTGTGTACATTTCTCACCATGCTCTTTCACTGAAGGAGATGGGTGCTGTACCCGGAGGAGCATTCAAAACCTTTTGGGAGCCTGTGTATAGGATGTCTATCCCtgaaaatacaatacaaacacCCACAGAAATCGGTAATTGGGGCCATCAAATCACAGTAAAGGGTTTCGTCCTACGCCCCAGAGAGAATGGAATTGATCAGAATTTCGTACTAAACCTTGCTGGTCCATGAAGAGAGGAGTCCCTCCAATTGACGCCACAGAATCGACAAGTAACAAACAGCCATACCTGTAGGCATGAATCATAACATAACTGTTATCTGCCTTAATTTTGGTACAGATGTGATGACGACAGAGGAGTGATGGCTGCATCTTACTTATGGCACAGCTGCCCGATGCCATCTAAGGGATGCAAGACTCCTGTAGAAGACTCTCCATGTGCAAGGAAGAGCACCACCGGCCTGTATTTGGATAAGGCCTGTGGTGAGAAAAAACAGTTTGATCAGACGGACAATAGCTTTGACGGAATATATCTGAACTGGAGGGTCGGAGTGATACCTGCTCAATTTCTGCGTTAGTGAAGAAGCCACCAGGGGGCGCCACGATGGTGTTCACTCTGGCACCTGTTAGATTGACACACATGATATTCTGTGGTTTAGCCACACTCTTGCACTGGGAAACCTGTTCCTTCATTATGGTGAGCACGGGCCCTGTAGTTTATTTACAGTCAGTCCCACATACAACCTcacactgttgtaaatacaagTGCAGCAAATGCGTATTCATCCACGGCTGAAAATAGTTCCCAACAAATACACTGCTAGAAACTACAGTGCCCAGTCGTTATAGAAGATTACTgagccttttttaaaattacagtCTTATTATATCATTTGTTATCCCATTTCTTATATCTACATTGTAAGTAATAACTAATATTTGGAGTTGAAAGCCACAGACCGAAGAAAAGATTCATGGATGGACTtgcaatttgtttgtttttactttatgtGTTGACACAAAATTATTGAAGACCACAAGCCCTACCTATCCTCTCAGCCATGTCTGCTGCTCGCTCGCCCCATATGCCGTTGACTGCAGACAGTACGCTGTCCCCGGGCTCCACTGTGTTGAAGATGGCACACTCCATGGCGGTGTGGCCGGTGCCGCTCACAGCTAGAGTCATGTTGTTCTGAGTCTGGAACATGTACTGGATCCCACTTTTGATGTCATTCATTATCTGAGATGTTAAATGAGCAAATGTTAGTGAGAAAGATAGAAACATATTTATGGTCCTATATCCTGTTGACCTAAATGAGTGGCAGACTGTGAGTGGTTGTTCATTCATGAGCAGGCTAGGAATCAGATTAGTTGATTGGCAGAAAATTAATCACAAAGATTTCTGAAAATCGAGTCATTTCAGTCATATTAGTCATTTGAGAGCTTTTGTTATTCCTGTTGAAGGGTATTTAAGATGTTTAAACGTGTCAACCTGAGTGTGTTAAGATTGTGATGGACAGTCAAGCAcgctgtctctctcacacacacacacacgtttgtctCTCTGTACTTGTGAGGACCTTGACTGATGTAACGCAATTGCTTACCCCTGGTCCTGACCATCATAACTAAATCCCCCACTATCCTAACCCTGACCTTATTCTAACCTCAACCTTCAACCAAGACTTAACCTTTGAACAGTCCTTTGAAGTAAGTGAATACCAGCCAAAATGTCCTCACAACACAGAAATGTCCTCACTAGATGGGGTTAAAGTGAGTCCTTACAAAGATAGCAATACAAGCACACGTTTGTTTCACACACTTTTAATCAAACTGGCTCAGCCGTGGTTCTGCAGTCCCATTGGTTGAAGTTCTTGGATACTTGACTGAAAGGAGCACTTCTCTTTTTAGGGTAAATGTCCTGCATTCACTATGTACCTAAATTGGAATACAGAATTATTGCAGAAACTACAGGATTGTATTCACTataatatatttcatttcaaaatatttgTTCTAAAGCATTACGACCCCTTTGAGGGTGTTACGTTGTTATGTAGCTGAGTAAAACACATGTAGTGAATTAGAAGCACAAAGTAGTATTAAATGggaatactcaagtaaagttgAATTACTTGTACTACTACAACTTACTTTGTACTACATTTAACTCTGCGTTACTAAAACACAGGATGTTGCATAGAATTTTAAATTAATCTCTGCTTGGTTCTATTCGAATCTTCAGCCTGTCAAAAGGCTTATTGCCTCACTGCTGTTGTAGAGTGCTTGCTCTCTGGGAAATGCTGGATCTCTGTAAATTAACCAATATAGTTTAGACCTGCTCTTCATGAACAGTTTCATGAGATAACCTTTCTTTgcacaatgaaaatgttaaaaaaccgTTGTGCAATGTACAAATATATCTTAACTGAGCAGGGATATCTAAGAAGCTTTACAATCCTTCACACACTCCAACATTACAATGTAGATAGCGTGAATAGTTTTGGTGGTGGCTTTTAAAGTGTATGCATTTCCACAGTTTGGCGATAGTCTGCTTAGTCTGACTTTCCTCTCATGCCTCTCTTCCTTGACAGCCAACATCATGTGTGTTTAACCCACTGACTTACCTCAAATATCTCTGGATGCATGTGTCCAATGACCGGATTGATCCCAGCCATTAAAATTCTTGAGGGAACATTGGAAGGTCCCGGTCCAAACATGTAACGATGTGGAACGGCCAGCGGTTTCTGCAGGCATTTTGGTGGAGGTACGGAAAAGGACGACATGTTCCCAGCAAGTGAGACGAACGCAGTGAATCCAAAAATAGCTGTGGAAGCAGGTGAAGTAGAACCTCGAGCAAGCACACCCCCTCTGTCTGACCAGTGAGGTCCTCAGGTCAGGAGTCCGTCACAACATTTTCGGCTTCTATCTCTTCTTCTGTAAACACTTGTTGCTTTCTGTGCACAGAGAAGTCTTCCCAACATGTCCAAAATGTTAATCATTGACAGAAGACTCTCCAGATTGCCAGGCTTAACTATTACCATGCCATGCCTTTCCCCAGGTCCACACCATATATGTCCAACCTATTTACCATAACTTACAAGTGTAGATGATACTATTAGACAACATTTTAAATCAGATGATAGTAGGTTCTGACTAATATCAGTTTCacttatattataatatatatatataaatatttggaCAGTGTTTATAACCTCAAACAATGTTGGTAAGTCTCATAAAAGTGTAATAGATTTAAGGGTATAAACAAAATGATGGTCTGATTTCCAAGTTTCctatttttcaaagacaaatatGGCCAATGTCATCAGTTTAAGTATATTGCACTCAGTTTGATTCACATACTCTGCACGTCAAGGGTGTGTGTCACATGGTTCTCCATGAGCTAAAGAGTAATGTTACTGTCATGTCATCGGCCAATAATGGCTTTAAAATGCCGCTTCCATTTGCACACGCCACATAAACCGTGGTGGCGTAGCGTTAAGTAATCTTCTTATGTTGCCCAGTGCATGTGTACGTTTTTGAAAAGCTCAGTATGTCAGCATCTGCCACTGGACCGCCTGATAACAGTGGGCACCGTGTAAGGAGAGATGTTTCCTGCAATCTGGCGCATGTGTTCCCCCTCGCTCTCCCTTAATCCGCCCTGCATTATTTAAGTATTCGTGTTTTAAGTAAATCTCTTGCGCTGATTTTTTAAGCATTGTGGATAAGATCGTTTACAAGCTTTACATGTACATATTTGGTCGGTAATTAGCCCTTGAATCAAATATCCAACGCTTTTATAAGGttgtaaaaaatgtgttaaatacCTATTAAACCAGAAAGTGTCATtgtgatgtaaacatttttagatATTAAAATATGATGACAAGCAGTGTGAGAGAACCAACATGGTGCACTCTTCTCAACAGATTCACACGACACAATAAGTCAGACGCGTTGAGGTTTTACTACggcttgttgttgttattgtgtttcACAGTTGGGCTTGAGTTTTCctctgagggaggaggagatgctTCCCCAGAGGCTCGGGGCAGAAGGAGCCTTCTCTGTACACCAGCCGCCCCCTGATGATGGTGGCACACACCACTCCTTGTAGTGTGACGCCAAGGTATGGAGTTAgctgtgaaacacacacacacacacacacaatcacccACTCAGTCATATAAAAATACGCTCGAGTGTGAACATAACATTTAGACGTTTAATGTGGTTCACCTTGTTTTTATGATGAACGCTTGCTTCCTTAATCTGtgaagaaaaatggaaattaagatgaatataatgaaaataaatgagtttTCTGTGTCATAAAAGGTGTTTAATTGATTACTGACTTGAAATTCTCTGTCTGGGTCCCATACGACCAGGTCGGCATCGTAGCCAGGGGCGAGGCTGCCCTTCTGGTCGTCAAGACGACACAGCTGGGCTGTTCTCCGGCTGAGGAGTCTCACCACATCAGACAGCTGAAAGCCTCTCTTACTGGCTGAACTCCAGAACAGAGGCAATCCTGCAAATGGTACAAATGTGGCAGAGTGATTAACAGGCCTATAGAGCACTGAGTTCacatcatcaaatatttattCTTCTGCATTCATTACTTCTGTCTTAAAGGTACAGTCGCATCAGGCTGTGTCTTTACTCTTTGAGGAGATGAAGCAAACATTGTCGATCAGTGTCACAGTCTTCCTGCTGTCAGACTTTGACCGCTCTTTCTGTCTGAACAGTAAATGATTGCTCCGTCCTCTAAACTGGCACGCAGCTCTTGTTTACCTCGCTGTGAACTTCGCCCGGTGTCGGTGGCTGTCAGGAGGATTATGTGtgggaggagggaagaagagaacaACTAATCCACCCTTTAAAGAAAATTTGCATATAAATTCCCTGTAATATTGCATGGGCCAGGTTTAAGTTGTGAATTTCACCCAGTATCTCCTTCTGCTGAAAAGCAGGAAAGGATTTGTCATGTAGAGACTAATCCTGGAGCGGCTCCACAGACAGTGAATAATGTGAAAAGTGCCATGACTCTGTGACAGCAGCCATGGAAATTTTACGGTGGTGCTGGCGCATTTTCCTCTTCACAGTCAAAAGCTCTATATTCAGATATCAATTGTAAATCCACAAACAAAAGCTCTATAGTAAGTGAAAGAGATGTAATTTTCACTTGACATCATTAATCTGCTGATGTGTTTCGCATCAATCTCCCCAATTCAATGAACACGGGACACTGATGAGTTGATGACCTTTTGACTTTTGAGACAGAGAAGGATGACATCGCTTCAAAAATGTACTCTCAGGGGTCAAGGAAGATACAATGTGAGAAGAAAAAGTTCACTGCTTAGCTTTAGATGGAAGAACAATGGCTGTGAACAAGTTAGACGCACAGTCTGTactttctgccactaggggtcgcTCAGTCAAAACAACGCAAACAAAACACGTAGTTTGATAATGTCTTGTAGTAGCATGGTATCATGGGAACTGTTGTCTCCATTGTTAAACAGCCatcactagccgtttttagacagggcaccaagccgccaatttgcccgtccttctggcggctcggtccgcggttttagacagagggcggcaaattgggggtctgttttggtccgccgattttccacCTTGGAGGGTACACTGATTTCCGCCTCGTCTGCTATCTTAATctgaggcggcaatgtgccggcccctgcgtgaggtgggcggaggtgtcaatgacctgcactgttgtgcgacccacagccggggagttttaaaaccaagaaacagctgatcacagcagtcagtccatcacgtcatccgcggacattaagatgagcaactggacaaccgctgagatccaggagatgctagcgtctcctcggtctctgtagctgtttagttgtgttagcttgttgtgtcggcaagctaagaccggtcgctactttcaaattaaaagccccccgctaagaacccagttctaaactcaaatggggtgcaatgtaaagcttttattttgaagtcaaattcggtgtcattgttcacagcccaacttcgaccttcacgtcacgtcacatgtttacgcctacctcagaggcggcttttggaaaaggaggaatattacgcctccgttttagagagacaggccggcacattgccgtccttaccttggggcaaatgtgctgccttttctatctaaaaagggcaaCTGCTGACATGACACAAACCCTGTCCACACGTACATGGCTATTTCtcaaaacaaagctttttctaTGAGTTATTGCATTTCGTACAGAAAACGAACATCTTGGAAAACTGCTTCTAGGGGGAAGATATTCAGACACTAAATTCTTAGTGTTTACGTCTGGAGGGCATCCTCACTGGCAGATGTGAACTTGGAGTAGGCCTATGCATTGTGATACTGGAAATATCAGATGTCAAACAGACATTGATAGTGGAGTGTAGGGAATGCTTTTGCGATTGTCGTCTCTTGTCTGTAATCACCAAATTGTAGAGAAGAAATCCCCCCCCACGCCTGGGTGAAGTCTCCACTATCCAGTTTCTTGAGGTCAGGGGTGCAGGGGGAATGATCAGACACCACCATGTCAATCTGCCCAGTTTTCAGCGCGGACCATAACTGCTCCTGTGGGGACAAAATCAAGCATCTACTGGTGATCCAAGAATCTCTAAAACTGATGATCCTTCTGCTGTGCACCTTATTCTGTTCACCTGGTTAACAGATCCTCTGATGGGAGGGCAGCACTTGAATTGTGTGGCCCCTGCAGGTATGTTCTCTGCACACAGGCTGAGGTAGTGGTGGGTAGTCTCCACTGTTAGGGGCGCTCCAGCCTGCCGGGCTTCCTGGATCAGTTTGAGCGGCTCTGCAGAGGACAAGTGAACGATATGGCATCGCACCCTGGAGCAGAGAGAGTTAGCTGATAAACATCCGGATTTATCTTCTTTCATttaatagttattttttttactatgcCGGTG from Sparus aurata chromosome 11, fSpaAur1.1, whole genome shotgun sequence includes the following:
- the agxta gene encoding alanine--glyoxylate and serine--pyruvate aminotransferase a, coding for MSSFSVPPPKCLQKPLAVPHRYMFGPGPSNVPSRILMAGINPVIGHMHPEIFEIMNDIKSGIQYMFQTQNNMTLAVSGTGHTAMECAIFNTVEPGDSVLSAVNGIWGERAADMAERIGARVNTIVAPPGGFFTNAEIEQALSKYRPVVLFLAHGESSTGVLHPLDGIGQLCHKYGCLLLVDSVASIGGTPLFMDQQGIDILYTGSQKVLNAPPGTAPISFSERACQKVFNRRTKPVSFFLDLSWLANYWGCDGKPSRVYHHTGPVTAFYSLRESLAVLAEEGLEKSCERHEKVAEYFHAGLESMGLKLFVKEKKARLPTVTTIVAPHGYDWKEITTYIMKTHNLEISGGLGPSVGLVLRVGLMGCNSTKDNVDMVLEALKDALKHCHKSKV